One genomic segment of Helianthus annuus cultivar XRQ/B chromosome 14, HanXRQr2.0-SUNRISE, whole genome shotgun sequence includes these proteins:
- the LOC118486548 gene encoding chaperone protein ClpB3, chloroplastic-like, translating into MWAGSAPDDHLRHRKYQRHLKLNINNPFHFDSLSDTHFDLSLKSNQEPPPSNPPPLTTHQQPPSSDLKPVTNNPPPDLKLVHVSTAVAAITSCHHHLAAVTSCHHHQPLSPVKKIDRVKQEMEAAERDCHLNRAVELKYGTLMTLQLQLEEAERNLSDYQHSANTLIKSPTI; encoded by the exons ATGTGGGCTGGATCCGCCCCTGATGACCACCTCCGTCACAGGAAGTATCAAAGGCACTT aaaattaaatataaataacCCCTTTCACTTTGACTCTCTCTCTGACACACATTTTGACCTCTCTCTCAAATCAAATCAGGAGCCACCACCGTCAAacccaccaccactcaccacccaCCAACAACCACCATCATCAGATCTGAAGCCTGTCACCAACAACCCACCACCAGATCTGAAGCTTGTTCATGTTTCAACCGCTGTTGCCGCCATCACCTCATGCCACCACCATTTAGCCGCCGTCACCtcctgccaccaccaccaaccaCTGTCACCCGTTAAAAAGATTGATAGGGTAAAGCAAGAAATGGAAGCGGCTGAACGCGATTGCCATCTTAACCGTGCTGTGGAACTCAAATACGGAACGCTAATGACTCTTCAACTACAACTGGAAGAAGCCGAGAGAAATCTTTCTGATTACCAACATTCCGCGAATACCCTTATCAAATCTCCAACAATCTGA